GAATAGACATTATGAGAGTATTCAAGCTGATAAACTTGGAAATATTTATTCTTATCATGTTGAAAAGGATGAGATAAAGATATTCGAATGGAGATAAGAAATGTAAATAGGGTTATTACTTATTGAATTCGCTGAAGTTATAAAATAAATGGAGTATGATTGGATGAAGGTTGTAAAGGCTGAGGAGATGCAGAGGATTGATAAGATATCTATTGAGCAAATAGGTATTCCTGGCGAGGTATTAATGGGATATGCTGGGAAATCAATTGCAGATTTTATCGAGGATAATCTTGCTTGTAAAAAGAGTGTAGCGGTTTTTTCCGGCACTGGAAACAATGGCGGAGATGGATTTGTTATTGGATATCTATTGTCTAACAAGGGTTTTAATGTTGACATATATATTGCAGGCAGCATGGGGAGGGTTTCAGAGACCTCTAGGATATATCTTAATGTGTGTATGAATTATGGAGTTGAGATTATTGAAGTGGGGGATAATGCAGTTCTTAGGGAGGTGGATTTAGAGAGATATGATCTCATCATAGATGCTCTATTGGGAACAGGCTTCAGGGGAAGTGTAAGGGGAATAATCAAGGATATCATAGAAATGATCAATAACTGTGGTATAATGATACTATCAGTAGATATTCCCAGCGGATTACCATCAAATGGGGAAGCTCCGGATGGGGTGGTAATTAAGGCTGATTATACAGTAACGATTGGACTTCCAAAGGTGTCTTTAGTAATATATCCTGGCAGAAGGTATACAGGAGAGTTGCATGTCTCTGATATTGGATTCCCTTCTACAATTACTAATTCCAGTGAATTGAGAATTGAGCTTATAGACAACAGCTTTGTGAAGAAAAGGTTAGATTTCGCCAGAGATTGCGATGCTCATAAGGGGATGATCGGGCATCTCCTCCTCATAGGCGGATTTGATGAAATGGAGGGCGCCATAATTATGGCTGCTATGTCTGCTTTTGAGACCGGCATCGGCCTTTCTACTCTGCTGACAACTAAAAAGGCAAGATCAGTAATTGCTGGCAAAATCCCTGAACTAATTACTAGGTCCTTGGATACTCTAGGCCTACCTGATTTACAGGAGTGCGTCAAAGATAATGATGAGAATTACAATGAAGAGGATAGGGATCTCTGCCGAAGTATAGAAAGCGATTTGGAGTCCTTTTTTAATGAAGATAGACGATATGATGTTCTCTTGATCGGCCCTGGTATGGGAAGGAGTAGATTGTCTTCAATAGTCTTTAATACAGTAATTGATAAATTATCCTCTTATAACATAAAAAGTGTAATAATAGATGGTGATGGTCTATATCATCTCTCAAAATACCTGAAGGTAACAAAACTACCTGAGGACATCACCTTTGCTATCACCCCACATTTTTATGAGGCTTCAAGATTGATGGGAAGATCTGTAGATGAGATAAAAAAAAATAGATTGGATGCTGCCATTGAATTATCAAGGTTGACATCAGCGGTGGTTCTTCTAAAAGGACCATCAACTATTGTGACAGATGGCACAGAAACATTGATTAATACTAGTGGAAATCCTTCCCTTGCGACTGCTGGTTCTGGAGATGTCCTTTCTGGCATTATTGGTGCATTGCTCTTAAAGGATATATCATCTTTAGATGCCGCAGGGATAGGGGCATATGTACATGGAAGGGCTGCGGATATATGTGTTATGGAGAATGGGATTGACCTTCTGAAGGCAACGGATGTAATTGATCATATTAGAAGTGTGTTCGTGTAACTTCTTTAAAGAGTCGTAATCTCCCTTGGCAATTTGGATTGCCGCCTTTCCCCGTTTTATTATTGTTCGTTTTTCATAATTATAGGATTAGTTAAGAAGAGATGAAGATCGCGAGTTTTAATGCCAACTCAATCAGGGCCAGGATTCATGTAATAATTAGATGGATTGAGAAGGAGAGGCCAGATGTATTATGCCTTCAGGAAACAAAGGCTAAGGATAGCGATTTCCCCCTTAAAGCGATCGAATCCACTGGTTATGATGTGGTATACAAGGGTGAAAAATCCTATAATGGTGTGGCTACATTGAGTAGATTGCCCTTTGAAGGGGTATCCTATGGTTTTGATGGCGATGGAAATGATGAGGGCACGCGACTAATCGTGACTCAGGTTAAGGGGATACCTGTTGTAAATACCTATATTCCGCAGGGCACAGATCCTTCTTCGGATAGGTTTCAATATAAGCTGAAATGGTTTGATCGGTTGCTCCAATTTTTTGATAAAAATTATACTAAAAATAATCCTTTATTATGGCTGGGCGATATCAATGTGGCTCCAATGGAGATAGATGTGCATGACCCTGTAAGACTCCTTGGTCGAGTGGGATTTCATCCGGATGAGCACAGAGCGCTGCAGAGGGTCAAGGATTGGGGTTTTGTCGATGTTTTCAGGAAACACAAGGAGGGTGCAGGGGAGTATACCTTCTGGGACTACAGAGTGCGGGATGCTGTAAAGAGGGGAATTGGTTGGAGGGTGGATCATATCTTGGCTACAAAACCTCTTGCCGATAGATCAGTTGATGCATGGATAGATGTTGAGCCTAGGCTATGGGAGAAACCCTCAGATCATACCTTTCTAGTTGCTGAATTTAGGGAATAACAGAATTAGACCATTTTGATTGGTGAAATATTTCACGTTTATCATAATAATAAATAGAAATACTAGACTCTAACGAGTATGTTTATATTTCCAATGATTCATTTGAATATAATTATAGGGTGTGAATTAATCTATAATGAAAAATAGTGATTTTTTATCAGGCACAAATAGGAATATTTTCATCAACATGCCTATCAGGAAAATCGATGATAGATATATGGAATTGATAGAGTCACATCGTTTTAACCTTGAAATAGGGATAGATTATTATTCTCTAGATCATTACTCGAGTAAAGACTTTGGATATCTCGCGGATAGGCTATTGAATCTCGGTATAACAATGACAGTTCATGCCCCTTTTAATGAATTATTTCTTGGCAGTCCTGACAGGTTGATCAGGGAGGCTTCATTGAGTAGAATAGATTCTGCCTTTGATGCTATGTTCTACTTCTCTCCAATCTCTGTTGTCCTCCATCTTAATTATGAAGAGAAGCGCTTTGGATATATGTATGATGAATGGTTTTCGTATATTATTCCAAATCTTATAAGGTATGCTGAAAAATGCGATAAGATGGGAGCAATTTTAGTGATTGAAAACGTATATGAGGAGACTCCTGATGTTATCTCCAGTGTTATTGAGAGGATGCATGGTTATCCTGTTTATCACTGTATTGATGTGGGGCATATCAACGCTTTTTCAAGACTCGATGTGAAGGAGTGGATTGATATGATTGGGAAGCATATCAGGCACTTTCATCTACATGATAATGATGGAAGTAAAGATGCTCATGATCCCATTGGCAAAGGTAATATCGATTTTACAATGATCGTTGATTTCATTGATCAGATGAAGCAACCCCCAATTATAACTCTAGAACCCCATACGGAGGAGGATCTTTGGAGCACTTTAGAGGGAGCGACGAGGATTGCTTTATTATAACAGGGGTAAATATGATGGGCGAAGAAATGATTTCTCATCATTATGTGTTCATGAATTCAGTAATTCACTCAAATTTACACACCGAAAATATAATTATGATCAAGATTGGCTGGATTATATCTAACTGAATAAATAATGGGAAGCAGTTTTAAAACCTGAATTGTTATCAATACATATGGAGATTAGAAAGAATATTGAAGGGCTAAAAAATCTACTTGAAGAGCATCAACCAATAATTGTCGCTCTTTCAGGAGGTATGGATTCTTGTTTTTTATCCTATATGGCAAATATGGTCTGCGGAAATAATATGATGGCAATAACCATTGATTCGTCGTTTTCTATAGAAAAGGAGATAGAATATGCTAAGGAGTTCTCCACAAAATATAATATTAAGCATGATATCATTAAGGCAGAGCCATTAAAACTGGATGAAGTGGTGAAGAATGATCGTTTTCGATGCTATTATTGTAAAAGGTTAATTTTTACAACGATCATTGAACATGCCAATGTCATCGATTATAAATATGTTGCTGATGGCACAAATCTGAGCGATGATGATGACTATAGACCTGGGTTAAGAGCTCTTAATGAGTTGGGTGTTATCTCGCCTCTTGCTATGGCAGGGTTAACAAAGGATATGATAAGAAAGGCATGTAGTTTATATCATATTACCATTCCCTTTCATAACAATTCGTGTCTTGCCTCCAGAATCCCCTACGGAACATCAATAAGAGAAGAAATACTAAATATGAT
This is a stretch of genomic DNA from Spirochaetota bacterium. It encodes these proteins:
- a CDS encoding NAD(P)H-hydrate dehydratase, producing the protein MKVVKAEEMQRIDKISIEQIGIPGEVLMGYAGKSIADFIEDNLACKKSVAVFSGTGNNGGDGFVIGYLLSNKGFNVDIYIAGSMGRVSETSRIYLNVCMNYGVEIIEVGDNAVLREVDLERYDLIIDALLGTGFRGSVRGIIKDIIEMINNCGIMILSVDIPSGLPSNGEAPDGVVIKADYTVTIGLPKVSLVIYPGRRYTGELHVSDIGFPSTITNSSELRIELIDNSFVKKRLDFARDCDAHKGMIGHLLLIGGFDEMEGAIIMAAMSAFETGIGLSTLLTTKKARSVIAGKIPELITRSLDTLGLPDLQECVKDNDENYNEEDRDLCRSIESDLESFFNEDRRYDVLLIGPGMGRSRLSSIVFNTVIDKLSSYNIKSVIIDGDGLYHLSKYLKVTKLPEDITFAITPHFYEASRLMGRSVDEIKKNRLDAAIELSRLTSAVVLLKGPSTIVTDGTETLINTSGNPSLATAGSGDVLSGIIGALLLKDISSLDAAGIGAYVHGRAADICVMENGIDLLKATDVIDHIRSVFV
- the xth gene encoding exodeoxyribonuclease III, with the protein product MKIASFNANSIRARIHVIIRWIEKERPDVLCLQETKAKDSDFPLKAIESTGYDVVYKGEKSYNGVATLSRLPFEGVSYGFDGDGNDEGTRLIVTQVKGIPVVNTYIPQGTDPSSDRFQYKLKWFDRLLQFFDKNYTKNNPLLWLGDINVAPMEIDVHDPVRLLGRVGFHPDEHRALQRVKDWGFVDVFRKHKEGAGEYTFWDYRVRDAVKRGIGWRVDHILATKPLADRSVDAWIDVEPRLWEKPSDHTFLVAEFRE
- a CDS encoding TIM barrel protein, whose amino-acid sequence is MKNSDFLSGTNRNIFINMPIRKIDDRYMELIESHRFNLEIGIDYYSLDHYSSKDFGYLADRLLNLGITMTVHAPFNELFLGSPDRLIREASLSRIDSAFDAMFYFSPISVVLHLNYEEKRFGYMYDEWFSYIIPNLIRYAEKCDKMGAILVIENVYEETPDVISSVIERMHGYPVYHCIDVGHINAFSRLDVKEWIDMIGKHIRHFHLHDNDGSKDAHDPIGKGNIDFTMIVDFIDQMKQPPIITLEPHTEEDLWSTLEGATRIALL
- the larE gene encoding ATP-dependent sacrificial sulfur transferase LarE is translated as MLSIHMEIRKNIEGLKNLLEEHQPIIVALSGGMDSCFLSYMANMVCGNNMMAITIDSSFSIEKEIEYAKEFSTKYNIKHDIIKAEPLKLDEVVKNDRFRCYYCKRLIFTTIIEHANVIDYKYVADGTNLSDDDDYRPGLRALNELGVISPLAMAGLTKDMIRKACSLYHITIPFHNNSCLASRIPYGTSIREEILNMIRNGEKFLEVMGFYPVRLRYHDTIARIELSKTDLKRIVDDECLSNRIILRLKEIGFSYITLDIEGFRSGSMNIPLRNV